One stretch of Arthrobacter polaris DNA includes these proteins:
- a CDS encoding pyrophosphorylase encodes MSRVLSTEQAKSAIGQVQAIINGGFTDQISALDAQGRVLSDPNVWDGPLAAEFRGSTWPETKAALDKAKIELEQLRGQLQKISADIFSAGGGA; translated from the coding sequence ATGTCACGTGTGTTGTCTACTGAGCAAGCGAAGTCTGCGATTGGTCAGGTCCAGGCCATTATTAATGGTGGTTTCACGGATCAGATTTCGGCGTTGGATGCCCAAGGCAGGGTGTTATCGGATCCGAATGTGTGGGATGGTCCGTTGGCTGCTGAGTTCCGCGGGTCCACGTGGCCTGAGACGAAGGCTGCTTTGGATAAGGCCAAGATTGAGTTGGAGCAGTTGCGTGGTCAGTTGCAGAAGATCTCTGCAGATATTTTCTCTGCTGGTGGCGGCGCCTAG
- a CDS encoding PHB depolymerase family esterase, whose translation MDILVGGQQRTYLLVCGAVGPGAKVPLKITAVLFVLHGSSQTGQAVRSFSGNSFDYLAETGHVVVVYPDGLXKQWNHNKIGPETTDDVAFMKILTDHFHVQYGPVPVVIAGFSNGGQLVIRLIHEMPGKLHGAAIVGATLPRPQHMIFEQKLAPLPVMLIHGTHDMVVPYRGEGWFGALLGKPRGPSAPETTQYFAARNKIVSAPTHTVLPHRKESGRTSVTYTRFEQDGSPPVALYTVDGGGHVVPNHRRKAIFIAGRTTQDMSVAQALTEFXPVLHS comes from the coding sequence ATGGACATCCTTGTTGGCGGTCAACAACGGACGTATCTGCTTGTCTGCGGTGCTGTAGGACCTGGCGCCAAGGTGCCTTTGAAGATCACTGCTGTTTTGTTCGTCCTGCATGGCTCATCCCAAACAGGGCAGGCGGTGCGCTCATTTAGCGGTAATAGTTTTGACTATCTGGCAGAGACTGGACACGTGGTTGTTGTCTATCCGGATGGGCTCAANAAACAGTGGAATCACAACAAAATTGGCCCTGAGACCACTGACGACGTTGCCTTCATGAAGATACTCACAGATCACTTTCATGTGCAGTACGGCCCGGTTCCGGTGGTAATCGCCGGTTTCTCCAACGGTGGGCAGCTAGTCATCCGACTGATTCATGAGATGCCAGGCAAACTCCACGGAGCCGCCATTGTGGGTGCAACACTGCCCCGGCCACAACACATGATATTTGAACAGAAGTTAGCACCACTGCCGGTGATGTTGATCCACGGGACGCATGACATGGTGGTTCCTTATCGCGGCGAAGGATGGTTTGGCGCCCTTTTAGGCAAGCCGAGGGGCCCTTCTGCNCCCGAAACCACCCAATACTTCGCTGCACGCAACAAGATCGTGTCCGCNCCTACCCACACGGTTCTGCCGCACCGCAAGGAAAGTGGCCGAACATCTGTCACCTACACGCGCTTTGAACAGGACGGCAGTCCTCCCGTCGCTCTGTACACCGTGGACGGCGGTGGGCATGTGGTCCCCAACCACCGCCGAAAAGCCATCTTCATTGCTGGCAGGACAACCCAAGACATGAGTGTGGCCCAAGCCCTCACCGAATTTTTNCCTGTCCTGCACAGCTGA
- a CDS encoding exodeoxyribonuclease VII small subunit, producing the protein MSSANIPTPRPDIASLSYEQAREQLMNVVNQLEAGSSSLEDSLALXGRGRALAKRCEEWLEGAKARLDAARAANNKTPAEQ; encoded by the coding sequence ATGAGCTCCGCAAATATCCCCACTCCCCGNCCCGACATTGCCAGCCTTAGCTACGAGCAAGCACGCGAACAATTGATGAACGTTGTCAATCAGCTCGAGGCCGGCAGTTCCAGCCTTGAAGACTCCTTAGCGCTATGNGGGCGTGGNAGGGCTTTGGCCAAGCGCTGCGAAGAGTGGCTTGAAGGTGCCAAGGCCCGCCTCGACGCTGCACGCGCTGCCAATAACAAGACACCCGCTGAGCAGTAG
- a CDS encoding 4-hydroxy-3-methylbut-2-enyl diphosphate reductase → MSTTAISIAMPAVPRRRRSPEEVAAAAPVTGEXRVLLAAPRGYCAGVDRAVIAVEKALEHHGAPVYVRKQIVHNVHVVSSLEARGAIFVEENEEVPEGELVVFSAHGVSPAVVQSAADRGLRTIDATCPLVTKVHKEAVRFAKEENHILLIGHEGHEEVEGTYGEAPESITIVNNPAEARTVQVADPEHLIWLSQTTLSVDETMEIVEILRERFPKLQNPPSDDICYATTNRQSAIKEIAPQSDLVIVVGSANSSNSVRLVEVALEYGAKASYRVDFAHEIDETWFEGVASVGVTSGASVPEILVQDVLHLLATYGFGSVEEVVTAKEDILFSXPKELRATLKAAGDPDYKGVRSANLL, encoded by the coding sequence ATGAGCACTACTGCCATTTCCATTGCCATGCCCGCCGTTCCGCGTCGTCGCAGGTCGCCCGAAGAGGTAGCTGCGGCTGCCCCAGTGACCGGAGAANAGCGGGTGTTGTTGGCCGCACCGCGCGGTTACTGCGCCGGAGTCGACCGCGCTGTCATCGCCGTAGAGAAGGCACTCGAACACCATGGCGCACCCGTGTACGTGCGTAAACAAATTGTGCACAATGTCCATGTCGTTTCCTCACTTGAAGCCCGCGGCGCCATCTTCGTTGAGGAAAACGAAGAAGTCCCCGAAGGCGAATTGGTGGTCTTTTCTGCCCACGGAGTTTCACCGGCCGTGGTTCAGTCGGCAGCGGACCGTGGGTTACGCACCATCGATGCCACCTGCCCCTTGGTGACCAAGGTTCATAAGGAAGCTGTCCGGTTTGCCAAGGAAGAAAACCATATTCTCCTGATTGGTCACGAAGGCCACGAGGAAGTGGAAGGAACCTACGGGGAAGCGCCGGAGAGCATTACGATCGTCAATAATCCGGCAGAGGCTCGCACTGTGCAGGTTGCGGATCCTGAGCATTTAATCTGGCTCTCCCAGACCACACTTTCGGTGGATGAGACCATGGAGATCGTTGAGATCTTGCGTGAGCGATTCCCGAAATTGCAGAATCCTCCTAGCGACGATATTTGCTACGCCACTACCAACCGGCAGTCGGCCATCAAGGAGATCGCACCGCAATCGGATCTGGTGATCGTGGTTGGTTCAGCCAACTCCTCCAACTCGGTCCGATTGGTGGAAGTTGCACTCGAATATGGGGCGAAGGCTTCTTACCGTGTGGACTTTGCCCATGAAATTGACGAAACCTGGTTTGAAGGTGTGGCCAGTGTGGGCGTCACCAGTGGAGCATCAGTGCCTGAAATTCTGGTCCAAGACGTGCTGCACCTGCTGGCCACTTACGGCTTCGGGTCCGTGGAAGAAGTAGTTACGGCCAAGGAAGACATCTTGTTCTCCNTGCCCAAGGAACTGCGCGCCACACTCAAGGCTGCTGGTGATCCCGACTACAAGGGTGTCCGCAGCGCCAACCTCTTGTAA
- a CDS encoding YtoQ family protein has protein sequence MSFIVYLSGEIHTDWREEIQRGAQASGLDVVFTAPVTDHXASDAAGDHLGETSSQFWRDHQSAKVNAIRTRTLIEQSDFVVVRFGDKYKQWNAAFDAGYCAALGKPYVTLHDEDTVHPLKEVDAAAQAWCTTTEQVVATLRYVLKA, from the coding sequence ATGAGTTTTATTGTCTATCTTTCCGGTGAGATTCACACCGACTGGCGTGAGGAGATCCAGCGCGGTGCCCAGGCCTCTGGGCTAGATGTGGTATTTACCGCGCCGGTGACTGACCACNCCGCAAGCGACGCGGCAGGGGACCATCTAGGCGAGACCTCTAGCCAGTTCTGGCGCGATCACCAGTCCGCCAAGGTCAACGCTATTCGTACGCGTACCTTGATTGAACAAAGTGACTTTGTGGTGGTGCGCTTCGGGGACAAGTACAAACAATGGAACGCGGCCTTCGATGCCGGCTACTGCGCCGCGCTGGGTAAGCCATATGTGACTTTGCACGATGAAGATACTGTCCATCCGCTCAAGGAGGTCGACGCCGCGGCTCAGGCTTGGTGCACCACCACCGAACAAGTGGTGGCGACACTGCGGTACGTGCTCAAAGCGTAA
- a CDS encoding PPK2 family polyphosphate kinase, giving the protein MSLPLGFTDHPSEXLRVMPGFSLAEQPCNAAPGFSGKKIDGAEALAARAPVIAQLQEQLFAESRFGGXKSILLILQAMDTAGKGGIVGHVVGSVDPQGVKLTTFKAPSDEEKAHDFLWRVRPGIPSXGMFGVFDRSHYEDVLIHRVHGWADAQELERRYEAINQFEADMVESGTTIVKVMLNLSPKEQLERLTARLHDPTKYWKYSPTDLDERKFWPDYMEAYQRVFDKTSTQHAPWYVVPADKXWYARMAVQEILIKALGAMNLQWPAGNYDLAQERARLKDA; this is encoded by the coding sequence ATGTCATTGCCGCTTGGTTTTACCGATCACCCATCCGAGNTTTTACGGGTAATGCCAGGATTCTCCTTGGCGGAACAGCCATGCAACGCTGCCCCTGGGTTTTCAGGCAAGAAGATCGATGGTGCTGAAGCCTTGGCAGCCCGGGCGCCGGTGATTGCGCAACTCCAAGAGCAACTTTTCGCTGAAAGCCGTTTTGGCGGANAAAAATCTATCCTGTTGATCCTCCAAGCCATGGATACTGCTGGCAAGGGTGGGATTGTGGGGCACGTTGTGGGGTCAGTGGACCCGCAAGGTGTAAAGCTGACAACGTTCAAGGCTCCGAGCGATGAAGAAAAGGCGCACGATTTTCTGTGGCGGGTACGCCCGGGCATCCCGAGCNCAGGCATGTTTGGTGTGTTCGATAGATCCCACTACGAAGACGTGCTGATCCACCGTGTCCATGGCTGGGCTGATGCGCAGGAATTGGAGCGGCGCTATGAAGCCATCAACCAATTCGAGGCAGACATGGTTGAATCGGGCACCACAATAGTGAAAGTCATGTTGAATCTAAGTCCAAAAGAGCAGCTGGAAAGACTGACTGCGCGTCTACATGACCCCACGAAATACTGGAAGTACAGTCCCACGGATCTCGATGAGCGCAAGTTCTGGCCTGACTACATGGAGGCTTATCAACGGGTCTTTGACAAGACAAGCACCCAACATGCGCCTTGGTATGTAGTTCCCGCCGACAAANAATGGTATGCCCGTATGGCTGTCCAAGAAATCCTCATTAAAGCCTTAGGGGCCATGAATCTGCAATGGCCAGCCGGAAACTATGACTTGGCCCAAGAACGGGCGCGGCTCAAGGACGCCTAA
- the ychF gene encoding redox-regulated ATPase YchF, translated as MALTIGIVGLPNVGKSTLFNALTRNNVLAANYPFATIEPNIGVVSLPDPRLAKLAEIFGSQRLLPAVVSFVDIAGIVKGASEGEGLGNKFLATIREAEAIAQVIRVFDDPDVIHVDGRVDPRSDMETINTELILADMQTIEKAVPRVEKAVKLKQRPAGELNAILAAQXVLERGDTIFASIKSDKLEMEHLKELSLLTAKPFIYVFNVDDAVLANQERQAELRELVAPXDAIFLDAKLESDLVELDEEEAREMLEMSGQEESGLDQLARVGFHTLGLQTYLTAGPKETRAWTIHQGDTAPMAAGVIHTDFQRGFIKAEVVHFDDLIEAGSMHEAKAKGKVRIEGKEYVMHDGDVVEFRFNV; from the coding sequence GTGGCTCTTACTATTGGCATCGTCGGACTGCCCAACGTCGGCAAATCAACTCTTTTCAACGCACTGACTCGCAACAACGTGCTCGCGGCGAACTACCCGTTCGCCACCATCGAGCCCAACATTGGTGTGGTCAGCCTGCCCGATCCCCGCTTGGCAAAGCTGGCCGAGATCTTCGGATCCCAGCGCCTGCTGCCCGCAGTGGTGTCCTTCGTGGATATCGCTGGAATCGTCAAGGGTGCCTCAGAAGGTGAAGGCTTGGGCAACAAGTTCCTCGCCACCATCCGCGAGGCCGAGGCTATTGCCCAGGTCATCCGCGTGTTTGATGACCCCGACGTCATTCACGTGGACGGTAGAGTTGATCCGCGCTCCGACATGGAGACCATCAACACCGAGCTGATCCTCGCAGACATGCAGACCATTGAGAAGGCCGTCCCGCGCGTGGAGAAGGCTGTCAAGCTCAAGCAGCGTCCCGCCGGAGAGCTAAACGCCATTCTGGCCGCCCAANAGGTTCTGGAACGCGGAGACACCATTTTCGCCTCCATCAAGAGCGACAAGCTGGAGATGGAACACCTGAAGGAACTGAGCTTGCTCACGGCCAAGCCCTTCATCTACGTCTTCAACGTTGATGACGCAGTTCTGGCCAATCAGGAGCGCCAGGCGGAACTACGTGAGCTTGTGGCTCCGNCAGACGCGATCTTCCTTGACGCCAAGCTGGAATCCGACCTTGTTGAACTTGACGAGGAGGAAGCCCGCGAGATGCTGGAGATGAGCGGCCAGGAGGAATCCGGGCTGGATCAGCTGGCCCGCGTCGGTTTTCACACCCTCGGTCTGCAGACCTACCTGACCGCCGGTCCGAAGGAAACACGGGCCTGGACCATTCACCAGGGCGACACCGCACCCATGGCTGCCGGAGTTATCCACACTGACTTCCAACGTGGCTTCATCAAGGCTGAAGTTGTCCACTTTGACGATTTGATCGAAGCTGGATCGATGCACGAGGCCAAGGCCAAGGGCAAGGTCCGTATTGAGGGCAAAGAATACGTCATGCACGACGGCGATGTGGTGGAGTTCCGCTTTAACGTATGA
- a CDS encoding DUF3090 domain-containing protein: MPTHIHEFDWPDRAVVGTIGLPGTRTFYLQVRAGTQIVSIALEKQQAALLGQKIDEILDQLITLEGXPFSVPTSTPIELVDNDQLEAVDEQFRTGVMSLGWDPTTAQVVIEAHPITTVDADDNDEWLEEDSANEPEMLLVRIPVGTARAFAMRTREIVGAGRPMCPLCGYPMDADGHLCPPPEV; encoded by the coding sequence ATGCCTACACATATCCACGAGTTTGACTGGCCGGATCGGGCCGTCGTTGGCACCATTGGCCTTCCTGGAACGCGAACCTTCTACTTGCAGGTGCGCGCAGGGACGCAAATTGTGAGTATTGCCCTCGAGAAACAGCAGGCGGCTCTGCTTGGGCAGAAGATCGACGAAATTCTCGACCAGCTCATCACCCTGGAGGGCAANCCCTTCAGCGTTCCCACGAGCACTCCCATTGAACTTGTTGACAATGACCAGCTCGAGGCCGTCGATGAGCAGTTTCGCACCGGGGTCATGAGCTTAGGGTGGGACCCCACCACGGCCCAGGTTGTCATTGAGGCCCACCCCATCACCACTGTCGATGCTGATGACAACGACGAATGGCTTGAAGAAGACAGCGCCAATGAGCCAGAAATGCTGCTGGTGCGAATTCCGGTCGGAACCGCCCGCGCCTTCGCCATGCGCACCCGCGAGATCGTGGGCGCTGGGCGTCCAATGTGTCCACTCTGCGGTTACCCAATGGACGCCGACGGGCACCTCTGTCCNCCTCCCGAGGTCTGA
- the xseA gene encoding exodeoxyribonuclease VII large subunit codes for MAESPERKVIAPTAAETSPDXPWPLAVLSXKLKAHIEKAPPAWVEAQVIELNKRANVSYLTLRDIDAEVSLSVTVWGSVLSRLEAPLERGSRVVAQLKPDFWLKTGRLSMQGQDIRPVGLGDLLARIXKLRQALAAEGLFDPRRKKPLPLLPHRIGLITGRNSDAMKDVLQNAALRWPAVEFEVREVPVQGVNAVTAVIGALAELDADPRVDVIVIARGGGSLEDLLPFSHESLVRAVAAAQTPIVSAIGHEADRPLLDEVADLRASTPTDAAKRIVPEVGEERRRVDQARAQLNRRIQDLLDRETERLAYLRSRPVLANPGLMLSTKYDDVTSLALRARTAVQSQIGRHTDQLTHLRTQVRALSPXKTLDRGYAVVQLEDSTIVRDPAQVRPGAALKIRVAGGDFWPQAPQQLVLQLAVELPA; via the coding sequence ATGGCGGAATCCCCGGAGCGGAAGGTCATTGCCCCTACAGCGGCAGAGACCTCNCCCGACAANCCCTGGCCATTGGCGGTGCTGAGCCANAAACTCAAGGCCCATATTGAGAAGGCACCACCTGCATGGGTTGAAGCACAGGTCATCGAGTTGAACAAACGAGCCAATGTCAGCTACTTGACGCTGCGAGATATTGACGCAGAAGTTTCCTTGAGCGTCACCGTGTGGGGTTCAGTGCTGAGCCGTTTGGAAGCGCCATTGGAGCGTGGATCACGGGTGGTGGCACAGCTAAAACCAGATTTTTGGCTCAAAACGGGTCGCTTGTCCATGCAGGGACAAGACATCCGCCCGGTGGGTCTGGGCGACCTACTGGCGCGCATTGANAAACTGCGGCAAGCCCTAGCCGCTGAGGGCCTCTTCGACCCTAGACGCAAGAAGCCACTACCGCTGCTTCCCCACAGGATCGGGCTCATCACCGGGCGAAACTCGGATGCAATGAAGGATGTCCTACAAAATGCCGCGCTACGCTGGCCCGCTGTGGAGTTCGAGGTCCGCGAAGTCCCCGTGCAGGGAGTCAACGCCGTCACGGCTGTCATCGGAGCCTTGGCCGAACTTGATGCCGATCCCCGCGTCGATGTGATCGTCATTGCCCGCGGCGGTGGCTCCCTTGAGGACCTGCTGCCATTTAGCCATGAGTCTCTGGTGCGCGCAGTGGCGGCTGCACAGACNCCCATTGTCAGTGCCATTGGCCACGAAGCCGACCGCCCACTCTTAGATGAGGTGGCAGATTTGCGGGCCTCAACTCCCACTGACGCCGCTAAGCGTATTGTTCCCGAGGTGGGCGAGGAACGCCGCCGTGTGGATCAGGCCCGTGCACAGCTCAACCGCCGGATTCAAGACCTCCTGGACCGCGAAACCGAACGGCTTGCTTATCTGCGATCCCGCCCTGTGCTTGCCAACCCGGGGCTCATGCTCTCCACCAAGTACGACGACGTCACNAGCCTTGCGCTCCGGGCTCGAACCGCTGTGCAAAGCCAGATTGGACGGCACACCGATCAGCTGACACACCTGCGCACCCAGGTGCGTGCCTTGTCTCCNCANAAAACGCTTGACAGAGGGTACGCGGTAGTTCAGCTAGAAGACAGCACCATCGTCAGGGATCCAGCGCAAGTACGCCCCGGTGCAGCCTTGAAAATTCGTGTGGCTGGCGGCGATTTTTGGCCTCAAGCACCGCAACAGTTGGTTCTTCAGCTGGCGGTTGAACTGCCAGCATGA
- a CDS encoding SCO1664 family protein, which yields MAAPNLATSELTLTGRITTASNATFLGSIGDVVVVYKPIAGESPLWDFPHGSLAHREVAAYLVSQVFGGDVVPQTWLRDGPLGEGMVQLWQEQXPAQNAVDLITTDLVPATGWKYVLEGRDENGRTVALVHEDSPALRRMAVLDIIINNADRKGNHILAMSDGHRHGVDHGVTFHRDHKLRTVLXGWVGEDLTAEELDGIDRVSEGLNGGLGQGLTDLLSSEEIASLAARCAKLRLAGRFLAPSGEMPAVPWPLSKGTAGPSRAKFPDC from the coding sequence ATGGCAGCGCCAAACCTAGCGACCTCAGAGCTGACTCTCACCGGCCGTATCACGACGGCCTCAAATGCTACATTTCTGGGCAGCATCGGCGATGTGGTGGTGGTCTATAAGCCGATAGCAGGCGAAAGTCCGCTATGGGATTTTCCCCACGGAAGTCTGGCTCATCGGGAGGTGGCCGCGTATCTGGTCTCGCAGGTCTTCGGCGGGGATGTGGTGCCGCAGACTTGGCTGCGCGATGGTCCGCTGGGCGAAGGAATGGTGCAGCTCTGGCAGGAGCAAGANCCCGCCCAAAATGCCGTGGACCTCATCACAACGGACCTTGTGCCGGCGACAGGCTGGAAATACGTTCTCGAGGGACGCGATGAGAACGGGCGGACGGTGGCACTTGTTCACGAAGACTCCCCAGCGCTGCGACGCATGGCGGTGCTCGACATCATCATCAACAACGCCGACCGCAAAGGCAACCACATACTTGCGATGTCTGACGGACACCGGCACGGTGTGGACCACGGGGTCACCTTTCACCGTGACCACAAGCTGCGAACGGTCCTGTGNGGTTGGGTGGGAGAGGATCTAACCGCCGAGGAACTCGACGGCATAGATCGTGTCAGCGAAGGACTCAACGGTGGGTTGGGCCAAGGCTTGACTGATTTGCTCAGCTCCGAAGAAATCGCATCGCTCGCCGCGCGTTGCGCTAAGTTGCGCTTGGCGGGACGGTTTCTGGCTCCAAGCGGTGAGATGCCAGCGGTGCCGTGGCCCCTTTCTAAGGGAACTGCGGGGCCTTCCAGGGCAAAATTCCCTGACTGCTAA
- the rmuC gene encoding DNA recombination protein RmuC, with product MNGIGWLVAVLMLLVGLAIGAAAVAWMLMGRLRSANEEADAAHERAGTLNANYAAADAERRLLSTQNHALAAQQGSDSNVLQALGPVSEKLNAVQRQVALLERDRVEQYGQLAEQLREAKEADAKLLATTSSLASALRSNSARGKWGEVQLRRVVEAAGMLAHVDFQEQVHTATDDGAHRPDMVVRLPGGKELVLDAKVPLTSFLNAHDAGTTDSAESQQHLARHAKAVKVHIDALAGKQYWTSAKNSPELVICFVPVESILSAALMSDPGLLDYAMSKNVVLASPISLMAILKSVAFSWRQDVLTESAKELFELSAQLYTRLGTMGEAVSAVGVSLKTSVDRYNKLVGTLEARVLPTARKLNALDPKTLESPAQIESTPRILTAPEFNETQSLNQAS from the coding sequence ATGAATGGAATTGGTTGGCTTGTAGCGGTTTTGATGTTGTTGGTAGGTCTTGCGATCGGCGCTGCCGCAGTGGCGTGGATGTTGATGGGCAGGCTTCGGAGTGCAAATGAGGAGGCGGATGCGGCCCATGAGCGGGCCGGTACATTGAATGCAAACTACGCTGCGGCTGACGCTGAACGCAGGCTGTTGTCCACACAAAATCACGCTTTGGCGGCACAGCAGGGCTCTGATTCAAATGTTTTGCAGGCACTGGGCCCGGTCTCGGAAAAGCTCAATGCCGTGCAGCGGCAGGTAGCTTTGCTGGAGCGCGACCGCGTTGAGCAGTACGGGCAGCTCGCTGAACAGCTCCGAGAAGCCAAGGAGGCGGACGCCAAGTTGCTGGCAACAACCTCATCGTTAGCATCTGCCCTGCGTTCAAACAGCGCTCGGGGTAAGTGGGGCGAAGTCCAGCTTCGCCGGGTGGTGGAGGCCGCGGGCATGCTTGCACACGTAGATTTCCAGGAGCAGGTCCACACTGCCACTGACGACGGCGCGCACCGCCCTGACATGGTTGTCCGGCTCCCCGGCGGCAAAGAGCTGGTCCTGGATGCCAAGGTNCCCCTGACATCCTTCCTTAACGCGCACGACGCCGGCACAACAGACAGTGCCGAATCCCAACAACACTTGGCTCGTCATGCAAAGGCCGTCAAAGTTCACATTGATGCCCTAGCTGGCAAACAATATTGGACGTCGGCGAAAAACTCTCCGGAACTTGTGATTTGTTTTGTTCCAGTGGAGTCCATCCTCTCGGCTGCGCTGATGTCCGATCCTGGCCTGTTGGACTACGCCATGTCCAAGAATGTAGTGCTAGCCTCNCCCATCTCGCTGATGGCCATCTTGAAGTCTGTGGCTTTTAGCTGGCGCCAAGACGTACTGACTGAAAGCGCCAAGGAGCTCTTTGAACTTTCAGCCCAGCTGTACACCCGTTTAGGCACCATGGGCGAAGCCGTATCTGCTGTAGGTGTGTCTTTGAAAACTAGTGTTGACCGCTACAACAAGTTGGTTGGCACCCTTGAAGCGAGGGTGCTCCCCACAGCCCGTAAACTCAACGCTCTGGATCCCAAAACACTTGAATCTCCTGCCCAGATTGAGAGCACGCCACGAATCCTGACGGCACCTGAATTCAACGAGACGCAGTCGTTGAACCAAGCCAGCTAA